The DNA segment GTCGGCCACGAACTGATGATCCCCGAAGCGGGCGATTTTCAGGCGCTGGCCGCCGAGGACGAGGGCCGCATCCTGGTACGGAATGCCGACGGGATCGAGCTCATGTCCAATGTCTGCCGCCATCGGCAGGCCATCATGCTCAATGGCCGCGGCAATGCGAAGAACATTGTCTGCCCCTTGCACCGCTGGACCTACGACCTGAAGGGCGAACTGCTCGGCGCGCCGCATTTCGCCGAGCGTCCGTGCGTCCATCTGAACCGCTCGCCGCTACAGAACTGGAACGGCCTGCTGTTCGAGGGCCAGCGCGACGTTCGGGCCGACCTGGCACGCCTGGGCGTGGCCGAAGACCTGAACTTCGAAGGCTACCTGCTCGACCACGTCGAGATCCACGAGTGCAACTACAACTGGAAGACCTTTATCGAGGTCTATCTGGAGGACTACCACGTCGTGCCGTTCCACCCGGGCCTCGGGAGCTTTGTCTCCTGCGACGACCTGAGCTGGGAGTTCGGCGACTGGCACAGCGTCCAGACCGTTGGGTTGCACGCGGGCCTGAAGCGCCCGGGCAGCCCCACGTACCAGAAGTGGCATGAGGCCGTGCTGCGCTTCAACAACGGCGTGCTGCCCAAGTACGGCGCGATCTGGCTCACCTACTACCCCAACATCATGGTGGAGTGGTATCCGAACGTGCTGGTGGTCTCCACCCTGCACCCGCTCGGGCCGAACAAGACGCGCAACGTCGTGGAGTTCTACTACCCCGAGGAAATCGCGCTGTTCGAGCGCGAGTTCGTCGAGGCCGAGCGCGCCGCCTACATGGAAACCTGCATCGAGGACGACGAGATCGCCGAGCGCATGGATGCCGGGCGCCGGGCGCTGGCCAAACGCGGCGTCAGCGAGACCGGCCCGTACCAGTCGCCCATGGAGGACGGTATGCAGCACTTTCATGAATGGTATCGCCGCGCCATGTCCTTTACGGACTGACCCGCCAGCCAAGGCCCAGCGGGCCACGGCATCGACAGCGCAGCGCAGCGACGAAGCAAGCAAGCAAAACGGACCGCCCAGGCGGTCCGTTTTGCCTTTGGTGCGGTGCACACTCGCTGATACAATCGCCGCTTCCGGTGTGCGCCCGGCGCCTCGCCGCCCGCCATGCCGGCCATCCGCCCCATGCGGAGCCTTTCGCGATCCAGTTCCCCGCCCCCGCCAGGAGCCGTTTCGCGCGCTGTCCATTCTTCCTTTCGCCCCACCATGCAATCGCTCTGGATGCTGTTCGCCGCCTTCGCCTTCTCGTTGATGGGGGTGGGCGTCAAGCTGGCATCCGAGATCTATGCCACGGGCGAGATCGTGTTCTACCGCAGCCTGATCGGCGTGGTCATCATGTGGACGGTGCTGGCTTCATCCGGCACCTCGGTGCGCACACCGCACATGGCCATGCATATCAAGCGCAGCTTGTTCGGCGTGACCGCCCTGCTGCTGTGGTTCACCTCGATCACCATGCTGCCGCTGGCCACGGCAATGACTCTGAATTACATGTCGCCAGTCTGGATCGCGCTGATCCTGGGCGCCGGCGCGGCCTTGACCGGCACCGGCGGCGCGGACCGCAAGCTGATCGGCGCCATCCTGATGTCGTTCGGCGGCGTCATCTGCTTGCTGCAGCCTTCCGTCGGCCATAACCAGCTCACCGGCGGCCTGATCGGCCTGATCTCCGGCATGTTCACCGCGCTGGCCTATGTCGAAGTGCGCCAGCTCGGTCAGCTGGGCGAGCCCGAAGGCCGCATCGTGTTCTATTTCTCGGCGGTCGGGATGGTGGTAGGCCTGGCGTGGATGCTGTACACCGGCCCGAGCACCCACACCTGGCGCGGCGCGGGCCTGCTGCTGGCCATCGGCATCCTGGCCACGCTCGGCCAGACCGCGATGACGCGCGCCTACAAGCGCGGCAACACGCTGCTCACCGCCAACCTGCAATACGCCGGCATCGTGTTCTCCAGCCTGTGGGGCATGATTGTCTGGCGCGACCAGCTCAACTGGCTGTCTTGGGTTGGCATGGCACTCATCATTGCCAGCGGCATCGCCACCACGTTGACGCGGGCGCGCGAAGGCTCCAACCGGCAGCCAACCGCCGATACCCCGGTCAAGTCGGCCGAGGCGGAAGTGCACCCCGAGGTGTAGGATCTGGGGTGGCGGAGCGTGCTCACCCCGCCGCCCGCGCCCGCCCGTGCCGCCCGCCCGTGCCGTTGCAGCGCGACTATCCCAATCCAAGGTTACGCCATGTTCACCACCCTGATCTCCAGCCAGGACCTGCGCGCGCTGCGCGACGACGGCAGCCGCCACAGCGTCCTGATCGACTGCAGTTTCGACCTGGCCAACGCGGCCGCCGGACGCGAGGCCTATCACCTGGGCCATCTTCCCGGCGCCTTCTACCTGCACCTGGACAACGAACTGTCCGGCGAGAAGACCGGCACCAACGGCCGGCACCCGCTGCCGGACCCGAACACGCTGAGCGCGCGCCTGCGCGTGCTGGGCGTAGACGAAGACACCCAGGTCATTGCCTACGACGCGCAGGGCGGCATGTACGCGGCGCGCGCCTGGTGGCTGTTGCGCTGGCTGGGCCACAGCGCGGTGGCCGTGCTGGATGGCGGCAAGAATGCGTGGGTGGCGGCAGGCCTGCCGCTCGAGTCGGGCAACACGCCAGAGCCCGAAACCCCGGGCAACCTGACGCGCAAGGCCTCGCTGGTCGCCATGGTGGATACCGATGCCGTGCTGGCGAACCTGGCAAACCCGACCCGGCTGGTGGTGGACGCCCGTGCGGCAGACCGCTTCCGTGGCGAGAACGAAACGCTGGACCCGGTGGGTGGGCATATCCCCGGCGCGGCCAACCGCTTCTTCAAGGACAACCTGGAGGGAAACGGCAGTTTCAAGCCGGCTAGCGCGTTGCGCCAGGAGTTCGGGCAAGTGCTGGGCAGCAAGCCGGCCAGCGAGGCGATCATGCAGTGCGGCTCGGGCGTGACCGCGTGCCACAACCTGCTGGCACTGGAGGTGGCCGGCATGCCGGGCGCCGCGCTCTATCCGGGCTCGTGGAGCGAGTGGTGCGCCGACCCGGCGCGGCCAGTGGCAAGCGGGTCCTGATGGCGGGCGGCGCAAGCCGCCCGGGCCAGCTTATCTGGCGGCAGCCGCCACGCCATGTGCATGGCCATGGCCATGCGCTTCGTGCACGCCATTGGTGATGAAGAAGATGGCGCAGATCCCGGTGGCGACGAGCACGACCTGGATGATCGATTCGCGCCAGCGCGGCTTGCGCTGCATCTGCGGCATCAGGTCGCTTACGGCGATATAGACGAAGCTGCTTGAAGCAATCACCAGCACGTAGGGAATCCAGCCGCTCATCTGGTCGAGCAGGTAATACCCCACGACGCCGCCGGCGATGGCCGCCAGGCTGGACAGCAGGTTAAAGGCAAAGGCACGCGCCTTCGAGAACCCGGCATTGAGCAGCACGATGAAATCGCCCACCTCCTGCGGGATCTCGTGCGCGGCGATGGCCAGCGCGGTAACCAGGCCAATATGCGGATCCGCCAGGAAGGCCGCGGCGATCACGATGCCGTCGGCGAAATTGTGGAAGGTATCCCCCACCAGGATGGTCATGCCGCTACGGCCAGCCTCCTCTCGGTCATGGCCGTGGTGATGGTGGTGCCCATCGCCCTCGTGATGATGCGAGTGGCGCAGCAGCGCAACTTTCTCCAGCAGGAAGAAGCCGAGCAGGCCGGCCAGCAAGGTGCCGAACAAGGCACGCGGATCAGCGCCGGACTCGAACGCCTCGGGCAGGGAATGCAGCAGCGCCGTGGCCAGCAGCACCCCCACCGAGAAACTCACCATGCGCTCGACCACGCGGGAAGCCACGGTCAGCGACAACAGCGCCGCGCCAAAGATACTGCCCACCCCCGAGATGGTGGCGGCAAGCAGGATGTAGACAAGCGTGGAATCGATGATGGGCTCCTGGGATCGGCATTCCGCTCTTGGAGAGCAGCATCGACCTCAAACGCAACACTGTTGCAAGAAACGAAGCCCGCATTGTACGTAGATTGCAGCTGGTTTTGCAAATCCCGCGGCACAAGCCGTGCCCGGCGGCGCCGGGCACGGCTGCAAACGTGCGCTAGGGCGGGCCGCGCCTCAAACCCCGTGCTGCTTGAACCACGCCAGGCAGCGCTGCCAGCCGTCCTTGGCATCGGCTTCCCGGTAACTCGGACGGTAGTCCGCGTTGAAGGCATGGCCGGATTCCGGGTAGACCACGAAGGTGGAAGCCTTGGCAAAGGGGTCGCCCGATACCGCCAGCGCTGCCTTCATCTTCTCGACCTGCTCCTGCGTGATGCCGGTGTCCTTGCCGCCATACAGGCCTAGCACCGGCACCTTGAGCTGGCCGGCCAGGTCAATCGGGTTGCGTGGCTTGATCGGGGTTGGCTCGCCCACCAGCTGGCCATACCAGGCCACGCCGGCCTTGATCTGCTGGCTATGCGCGGCGTACAGCCAGGTAATGCGCCCGCCCCAGCAAAAACCGGTGATGGCGAGCCGGCTGGTATCGCCGCCGTTGCCCTTGGCCCAAGCCACGGCAGCATCGAGATCGCCCATCACCTGCTCGTCGGGCACCTTGGAAATGAGCTTCGCCTGCAGCTCCTGGATGGTGCCGAAGCTGCTCGGGTCGCCCTGGCGCGCGAACAGCTCCGGCGCGATGGCGAGATAGCCCAGCTTGGCAAAGCGCCGGCAGATGTCGGCAATGTGCTCATGCACGCCGAAGATCTCGCTCACCACCAGCACCACCGGCAGGTTGGTCTTGCCTTCCGGCTGGGCGCGGTACGCCGGCATGTTGAAGCCGCCCGAGGGAATCGTCACCTCGCCGGCGGCAAGGCCTGCGAAATCGGTCTTGATGGCCTGTGCCATCACGGGCAAGGCTGCTGCGGCAAAAGCCGAACCCAGCGCCGTCTTGACGAAGGCGCGGCGGTCAAAGGACTGGCTGGGTACGAGGCTTTCAACTTCTGGCTTCAGCATGCGGTCTCCTGTCTGGCATGGATGGCGAATCTGGATGGACAGCGCACGGGGTGGCACCGCCGCCGTGGCGAGATCCGATTCTAAGCAAACATGGAGTTCAGCGCACGCAGCCGGCAAGCGGGGCGATTCGCAGTCCGATTCGCCCCGCACCGGCCCGTGTCAGTGCAGCTTGACGCGCGGGCTGGTCTTGCTGCGCAGCCAGTGGGTCACGGTATCCAGCCCCATGCCCACGGCGCCGTGCAACGCCATGACGTGCATGCGGTACAGGGAGCTGTACATCACGCGCGCCATCAACCCTTCGATAAACATGGAACCGCCGATCAGGCCGCCCATCAGGCTGCCGACCGCGCTGAAATGCCCCAGCGACACCAGCGAGCCCAGGTCCTTGAACCCGAACGACGGCAGCGGCTTGCCGGCCAGGCGCGCGCGCAGCGCGCCGTAGAGGAACGTGGCCTGCTGGTGCGCGGCCTGGGCCCGCGGCGGCACCGCGCCCTGCTTCTCGGGCCAGGGGCAGCTGGCGCAGTCGCCAAAGGCAAAGATATCGGGATCGGCCTCGCTTTGCAGCGTGGGCTTGACGATGATCTGGCCCATGCGGCTGACCGGCAGGCCAAGGGTGGACAGCACCGCCGGCGCGGTAATGCCGGCGGCCCACACCGTCAGGTCGGCGTCGATGCGCTTGCCGCTGGCGGTCAGCACCGCGTCCTCGGTGACTTCGGTCACGCGCTCGGCGGTGAGCACTTCGATATCGAGCTTGTGCAGCAGCTTGGTGGTTTCGGTGGCCACGCGCTCGGACAGCGCGGGCAGGATGCGCGGGCCGGCCTCGACCACGTGGATGCGCACATCGCGGCGCGGATCGAGCTGATGCAGCCCGTAAGC comes from the Cupriavidus basilensis genome and includes:
- a CDS encoding aromatic ring-hydroxylating oxygenase subunit alpha; this translates as MSNLSTALKLVPADTQLPVNVYIDEALHQQELELLFKKGPGYVGHELMIPEAGDFQALAAEDEGRILVRNADGIELMSNVCRHRQAIMLNGRGNAKNIVCPLHRWTYDLKGELLGAPHFAERPCVHLNRSPLQNWNGLLFEGQRDVRADLARLGVAEDLNFEGYLLDHVEIHECNYNWKTFIEVYLEDYHVVPFHPGLGSFVSCDDLSWEFGDWHSVQTVGLHAGLKRPGSPTYQKWHEAVLRFNNGVLPKYGAIWLTYYPNIMVEWYPNVLVVSTLHPLGPNKTRNVVEFYYPEEIALFEREFVEAERAAYMETCIEDDEIAERMDAGRRALAKRGVSETGPYQSPMEDGMQHFHEWYRRAMSFTD
- a CDS encoding DMT family transporter translates to MQSLWMLFAAFAFSLMGVGVKLASEIYATGEIVFYRSLIGVVIMWTVLASSGTSVRTPHMAMHIKRSLFGVTALLLWFTSITMLPLATAMTLNYMSPVWIALILGAGAALTGTGGADRKLIGAILMSFGGVICLLQPSVGHNQLTGGLIGLISGMFTALAYVEVRQLGQLGEPEGRIVFYFSAVGMVVGLAWMLYTGPSTHTWRGAGLLLAIGILATLGQTAMTRAYKRGNTLLTANLQYAGIVFSSLWGMIVWRDQLNWLSWVGMALIIASGIATTLTRAREGSNRQPTADTPVKSAEAEVHPEV
- a CDS encoding NAD(P)/FAD-dependent oxidoreductase, which produces MSTEGRAHRIIVVGGGAGGLELVTRLGDKLGKGGAAQVVLVDRSPTHIWKPLLHEVAAGSMDPHTHQLEYVAQARWHHFEFQQGELTGIDRGRKTISVAACVDLDGTELLPARDLSYDTLVLAIGCVTHFFGVPGAAENAIALDTVDQAERFRRKLISACVRAQNGRGRIGEDGRPRVDVAIIGAGATGVELSAELRNTAHVLSAYGLHQLDPRRDVRIHVVEAGPRILPALSERVATETTKLLHKLDIEVLTAERVTEVTEDAVLTASGKRIDADLTVWAAGITAPAVLSTLGLPVSRMGQIIVKPTLQSEADPDIFAFGDCASCPWPEKQGAVPPRAQAAHQQATFLYGALRARLAGKPLPSFGFKDLGSLVSLGHFSAVGSLMGGLIGGSMFIEGLMARVMYSSLYRMHVMALHGAVGMGLDTVTHWLRSKTSPRVKLH
- a CDS encoding ZIP family metal transporter, which translates into the protein MIDSTLVYILLAATISGVGSIFGAALLSLTVASRVVERMVSFSVGVLLATALLHSLPEAFESGADPRALFGTLLAGLLGFFLLEKVALLRHSHHHEGDGHHHHHGHDREEAGRSGMTILVGDTFHNFADGIVIAAAFLADPHIGLVTALAIAAHEIPQEVGDFIVLLNAGFSKARAFAFNLLSSLAAIAGGVVGYYLLDQMSGWIPYVLVIASSSFVYIAVSDLMPQMQRKPRWRESIIQVVLVATGICAIFFITNGVHEAHGHGHAHGVAAAAR
- a CDS encoding sulfurtransferase, yielding MFTTLISSQDLRALRDDGSRHSVLIDCSFDLANAAAGREAYHLGHLPGAFYLHLDNELSGEKTGTNGRHPLPDPNTLSARLRVLGVDEDTQVIAYDAQGGMYAARAWWLLRWLGHSAVAVLDGGKNAWVAAGLPLESGNTPEPETPGNLTRKASLVAMVDTDAVLANLANPTRLVVDARAADRFRGENETLDPVGGHIPGAANRFFKDNLEGNGSFKPASALRQEFGQVLGSKPASEAIMQCGSGVTACHNLLALEVAGMPGAALYPGSWSEWCADPARPVASGS
- a CDS encoding dienelactone hydrolase family protein, with translation MLKPEVESLVPSQSFDRRAFVKTALGSAFAAAALPVMAQAIKTDFAGLAAGEVTIPSGGFNMPAYRAQPEGKTNLPVVLVVSEIFGVHEHIADICRRFAKLGYLAIAPELFARQGDPSSFGTIQELQAKLISKVPDEQVMGDLDAAVAWAKGNGGDTSRLAITGFCWGGRITWLYAAHSQQIKAGVAWYGQLVGEPTPIKPRNPIDLAGQLKVPVLGLYGGKDTGITQEQVEKMKAALAVSGDPFAKASTFVVYPESGHAFNADYRPSYREADAKDGWQRCLAWFKQHGV